A genomic segment from Dietzia psychralcaliphila encodes:
- a CDS encoding PadR family transcriptional regulator, whose translation MHSDDVEHGPGDFGPPGARSRGGHPRRGGRPGHLRGHHRGRRHEHGGGAGPFGAGGPFGPGGPFGPGGPFGPGGPFGPFDEGRGMRRGHQRRRRRGDVRHGALLLLAEGPQNGYGIIRELAERSGGTWRPSSGAVYPALSLLEDEGLIGPAEDTGPKHYQLTDAGRAEVEQLEGRPAPWDDATEEANSRLGGDAELWKAFGEAAMAVRAVVQTGDPAAGTAATEELVALRKRLYGLLADAGD comes from the coding sequence ATGCACAGCGACGACGTCGAGCACGGACCGGGCGACTTCGGCCCCCCGGGAGCACGGAGCCGGGGCGGACATCCCCGACGTGGCGGCCGCCCCGGCCATCTGCGCGGCCACCACAGGGGCCGTCGCCACGAGCACGGTGGCGGCGCAGGCCCGTTCGGGGCGGGCGGTCCATTCGGGCCCGGCGGTCCGTTCGGGCCGGGCGGACCGTTCGGGCCCGGCGGTCCGTTCGGCCCGTTCGACGAGGGGCGTGGGATGCGGCGCGGCCACCAGAGGCGACGACGACGAGGAGATGTCCGGCACGGCGCGCTCCTGCTGCTGGCCGAGGGGCCCCAGAACGGCTACGGGATCATCCGCGAACTCGCCGAGCGCAGTGGCGGCACCTGGCGTCCCAGCTCGGGCGCGGTCTATCCGGCGCTGTCACTACTGGAGGACGAGGGCCTCATCGGTCCCGCGGAGGACACCGGCCCCAAGCACTATCAGCTCACGGACGCCGGCCGCGCCGAGGTGGAGCAACTCGAGGGCCGCCCCGCGCCGTGGGACGATGCGACGGAGGAGGCCAATTCCCGACTGGGCGGGGACGCAGAGCTCTGGAAGGCGTTCGGCGAGGCCGCCATGGCGGTGCGGGCCGTCGTCCAGACCGGCGACCCGGCCGCCGGCACCGCGGCGACCGAGGAACTGGTCGCCCTGCGCAAGCGCCTCTACGGGCTGCTGGCCGACGCCGGCGACTGA
- a CDS encoding S1 family peptidase: protein MSARRSSLSLLVAVMLATTAGCSFSLGTEDPPSSEAGSNTMGESGPGAEEASMNPQALDDSVVFLMTTVSGYVLFPGGENGEYVWSDEVTAVSSCTGWMAGEGGEIMTAGHCVDQDEGRSALIGTFLSDFDVTAEEVADAEINWSVEGLKDGSDIEVVVVAKQPNIDGATINDWEPVQIVDVMPFEQGDLALLRANGLRADSQPPVMTVADEDPQTGDSVTSIGFPGAIADVSNTMSIQNPSFKTGTVSSRQVSPRGVAGYEINADISSGMSGGPTVNEAGQVVGVNSYTIRGESQAFNFITTTADLRRFLDRNGVD, encoded by the coding sequence GTGAGCGCACGTCGATCGTCATTGTCACTGCTGGTCGCGGTCATGCTCGCCACGACGGCTGGATGCAGCTTCTCCCTCGGGACCGAAGACCCGCCGTCCTCGGAGGCGGGTTCGAACACCATGGGCGAGTCCGGGCCCGGTGCCGAAGAGGCGTCGATGAACCCGCAGGCCCTCGATGACTCGGTGGTCTTCCTCATGACCACGGTCAGCGGATATGTCCTGTTCCCGGGCGGGGAGAACGGCGAATACGTCTGGTCCGACGAGGTGACCGCCGTCAGTTCCTGCACCGGGTGGATGGCCGGTGAGGGCGGGGAGATCATGACCGCCGGGCACTGTGTGGACCAGGACGAGGGGCGCAGCGCCCTGATCGGCACCTTCCTCTCCGATTTCGACGTCACCGCCGAAGAGGTCGCCGATGCCGAGATCAACTGGAGCGTCGAGGGGCTCAAGGACGGCTCCGACATCGAGGTCGTGGTGGTGGCCAAGCAGCCGAACATCGACGGTGCCACCATCAACGACTGGGAACCGGTGCAGATCGTCGATGTGATGCCGTTCGAACAGGGTGACCTCGCGCTGCTCCGGGCCAACGGGCTGCGGGCGGACTCGCAGCCACCCGTCATGACAGTCGCCGACGAGGATCCGCAGACAGGTGACAGTGTGACCTCGATCGGATTCCCCGGGGCCATCGCCGACGTCTCCAACACGATGTCCATCCAGAACCCCTCGTTCAAGACCGGCACCGTGTCCTCGAGGCAGGTCTCGCCGCGAGGGGTGGCGGGATACGAGATCAACGCCGACATCAGCTCCGGTATGTCCGGTGGCCCGACAGTCAACGAGGCCGGACAGGTGGTCGGCGTGAACTCGTACACCATCCGCGGAGAGAGCCAGGCGTTCAACTTCATCACCACCACCGCCGACCTCCGTCGCTTCCTCGACAGGAACGGGGTGGACTGA
- a CDS encoding S1 family peptidase, which produces MSALPLAAVVLATATSCVQGGGGNPQDEQNVPGIIESTSAAAEPTSMNPQRLDDSVVFLMTTVSGYVMDPGGGDGGVRTTGVTAVRTCTGWMAGEGGEIVTARHCVGRDEGRGAVIASYLDDNDVADEGSLDAEVEIRVRAGQPDVDGATITDWVTVRIADVMPSDKGDLALLRVYGVGSGPMPPVLAIADDDPQPGDSVTSIGFPGAGADVSEEKAIQPPSFKSGTVYTRRASPRGLEGYEIDADISPGMAGGPTVDASGRVVGVNSHAIRGGYQAFNIITGTSELRRFLSDNGVG; this is translated from the coding sequence ATGTCAGCACTACCACTCGCGGCGGTGGTCCTCGCCACCGCGACGTCATGTGTCCAGGGCGGTGGGGGAAACCCGCAGGACGAGCAGAACGTCCCGGGGATCATCGAATCCACCTCGGCCGCCGCCGAGCCGACATCGATGAACCCGCAGAGGCTGGACGACTCGGTGGTGTTCCTCATGACCACTGTGTCCGGGTACGTCATGGACCCGGGCGGAGGGGACGGCGGCGTCAGGACCACCGGGGTGACGGCGGTCCGGACCTGCACCGGATGGATGGCCGGCGAGGGCGGGGAGATCGTCACCGCCCGGCACTGCGTCGGTCGGGACGAGGGCCGGGGCGCTGTGATCGCCTCCTATCTCGACGACAACGACGTCGCCGACGAAGGCTCTCTGGACGCCGAGGTCGAGATCCGGGTGAGGGCCGGTCAGCCCGACGTCGACGGCGCGACCATCACGGACTGGGTCACGGTCCGGATCGCCGACGTGATGCCGTCCGACAAGGGGGACCTGGCTCTGCTTCGCGTGTACGGGGTGGGCTCAGGCCCGATGCCGCCCGTGCTGGCGATAGCCGACGACGACCCGCAACCGGGCGACAGTGTCACCTCGATCGGCTTCCCCGGCGCCGGCGCCGACGTCTCGGAGGAGAAGGCCATCCAGCCCCCGTCGTTCAAGTCCGGGACCGTCTACACGAGGCGGGCCTCGCCGAGGGGGCTGGAGGGGTACGAGATCGACGCCGACATCAGTCCCGGAATGGCCGGTGGGCCGACCGTCGACGCGTCGGGTCGGGTGGTCGGCGTGAACTCGCACGCCATCCGCGGCGGCTACCAAGCGTTCAACATCATCACCGGCACCTCGGAACTGAGACGGTTCCTGTCCGACAACGGGGTGGGATGA
- a CDS encoding excalibur calcium-binding domain-containing protein has translation MPIVLPSTSHPTLTEPAYLRPPVWKPVLAWAGVGVGALIVLGGAASTGDGIAAVAALTMFGLALILPGGWWLSCESRDRAQADDDHRLDSQAALAQQSMAGYVAADALAPLTWHTPLDPAARRWPVVGSAAFALIVGAIALMPAAEASPAPAATPVPATSTVTTTAPARAAVASTSDSPSPSSAPTPTTSLEPVAPPPLAPEPEPVAPPPPAPESVVTPPPAPAQQSTSYANCSAARAAGAAPIMRGEPGYAPKLDRDNDGVACE, from the coding sequence ATGCCGATCGTCCTGCCCTCCACGTCGCATCCGACGCTCACCGAACCCGCCTACCTCAGGCCTCCGGTGTGGAAGCCCGTCCTGGCCTGGGCCGGAGTGGGGGTGGGCGCACTGATCGTCCTGGGCGGGGCGGCCTCGACGGGGGACGGTATCGCGGCGGTCGCGGCCTTGACCATGTTCGGCCTGGCGCTGATCCTGCCGGGCGGGTGGTGGTTGTCCTGCGAGAGCCGGGACAGGGCCCAGGCGGACGACGATCACCGGCTGGACTCGCAGGCCGCGCTGGCCCAGCAGTCGATGGCCGGGTACGTCGCAGCCGATGCGCTGGCCCCGTTGACCTGGCACACGCCACTCGATCCGGCCGCGAGACGATGGCCGGTGGTCGGCTCGGCCGCGTTCGCGCTGATCGTCGGGGCCATCGCGCTGATGCCCGCCGCGGAGGCCTCGCCCGCCCCCGCGGCGACACCGGTTCCGGCCACCAGCACCGTCACCACGACAGCGCCTGCCCGCGCCGCCGTGGCCTCCACCTCGGACTCCCCGTCGCCGAGCAGTGCGCCCACCCCGACCACGTCGCTCGAACCGGTCGCCCCGCCTCCGCTCGCGCCCGAGCCCGAACCGGTGGCTCCTCCGCCGCCTGCGCCCGAATCCGTCGTCACGCCGCCACCGGCCCCGGCGCAGCAGTCCACCTCCTACGCCAACTGCTCGGCCGCCCGCGCGGCGGGCGCGGCCCCGATCATGCGAGGCGAACCGGGGTACGCCCCGAAGCTGGACCGGGACAACGACGGCGTCGCCTGTGAGTAG
- a CDS encoding ABC transporter ATP-binding protein, with the protein MSAPTTLVEATGLTMRYGALTALDGLDLNLASGQIVGLLGENGCGKTTLLKILAGVLSGYEGSVRIDGHAPGPESKAHVSFLPDTGFLPESARVSYCLRLYADFFADFQLDKARDLIGFFGLAESARLKEMSKGMREKVQIALAMSRDARVFLLDEPISGVDPAARQLILDGIVRNLSGDSLLLISTHLVHDLEPILDAAVMMRHGRVLLQGDADDLRGQHSASLDQIFKETYR; encoded by the coding sequence ATGTCCGCTCCCACTACACTCGTCGAGGCCACTGGCCTGACCATGCGCTACGGCGCCCTCACCGCACTGGACGGTCTGGACCTGAACCTGGCCTCGGGTCAGATCGTGGGCCTGCTCGGCGAGAACGGCTGCGGCAAGACCACGCTGCTCAAGATCCTCGCCGGCGTGCTCTCCGGTTACGAGGGCAGCGTGCGCATCGACGGCCATGCGCCCGGTCCCGAATCCAAGGCGCACGTGTCGTTCCTGCCCGACACCGGATTCCTGCCCGAGTCCGCGCGCGTGAGCTACTGCCTACGGCTCTACGCCGACTTCTTCGCCGACTTCCAGCTGGACAAGGCCCGCGACCTCATCGGGTTTTTCGGCCTCGCCGAGTCCGCGCGGCTCAAGGAGATGTCCAAGGGCATGCGGGAGAAGGTGCAGATCGCCCTGGCCATGTCCCGCGACGCGCGGGTGTTCCTGTTGGACGAGCCCATCTCCGGCGTCGACCCGGCCGCTCGGCAACTGATCCTCGACGGCATCGTCCGCAACCTGTCCGGGGACTCCCTGCTCCTCATCTCCACGCACCTCGTGCACGACCTCGAGCCCATCCTCGACGCCGCGGTGATGATGCGCCACGGCCGGGTCCTGCTGCAGGGCGACGCCGACGACCTCCGCGGCCAGCACTCCGCCAGCCTCGACCAGATCTTCAAGGAGACCTACCGATGA
- a CDS encoding GntR family transcriptional regulator has translation MQFDNSSPIWVQLVEEFSRRIVIGEWAAGAKMPGVRELAADLGVNPNTAQRALAELERLELCRSERASGRFVTSDEARIDEVRADLATEAADEFIRRVRGLRMTHDKARALLDNRWDTDEPDTDAHPTTTTDQQGER, from the coding sequence ATGCAGTTCGACAACTCATCCCCGATCTGGGTGCAGCTCGTCGAGGAGTTCTCGCGGCGCATCGTGATCGGGGAGTGGGCGGCGGGCGCGAAGATGCCCGGTGTCCGGGAGTTGGCGGCCGACCTGGGCGTCAACCCCAACACCGCGCAGCGGGCGCTGGCCGAGCTGGAACGGCTCGAACTGTGCCGGTCCGAGCGGGCCTCCGGGCGGTTCGTCACCTCCGACGAGGCCCGCATCGACGAGGTCCGCGCCGACCTCGCCACCGAGGCCGCCGACGAGTTCATCCGGCGGGTCCGCGGCCTGCGGATGACGCACGACAAGGCGCGAGCGCTACTCGACAACAGATGGGACACCGATGAACCCGACACCGACGCACACCCGACCACTACCACCGACCAACAGGGAGAGCGCTGA
- a CDS encoding flavin monoamine oxidase family protein gives MDSSVNSSVDVVVVGAGIAGLVAERELTRAGHDVRVLEARDRVGGRLLNATLPGGAPIEVGGQWVGPTQHRVLALISELGLRTHPTHVAGRHIAELGGARSEYTGRIPRLSPAALADIAQTQWRLDRMAAGIPPTEPWRAARADRLDAQTFDTWLRHTARTRSGRAFFRLITEAVFSAGPEDMSALWAGFYISAAGGLDALVDTAGGAQQDRIVGGAQAIALELARDAGDRVLLDSPVTGIDWDEQGARVHSARGVVHARHVVIAVPPPLASRIRYSPGLPGDRDQVVQRMPMGRVIKVNVVYPEPFWRADGWSGQANSDTRPLGTVFDNTPPANTADSGPPGVLVGFLEGRHADSGARMGPAERRARVLEDLAGYFGPRARNPIDYIERDWVEEEYSRGCYGAFATPGTLTRFGPHLRRAVGPIHWAGTETATRWAGYMDGAVESGQRVAGEIGAPG, from the coding sequence ATGGACTCATCAGTGAACTCATCGGTGGACGTGGTGGTCGTGGGCGCGGGGATCGCCGGGCTGGTCGCCGAGCGCGAGCTGACCCGAGCGGGCCACGACGTGAGAGTCCTCGAGGCCCGGGACCGCGTCGGCGGTCGGCTGCTCAACGCGACACTGCCCGGCGGGGCCCCGATCGAGGTCGGCGGCCAGTGGGTCGGCCCCACCCAACACCGGGTGCTCGCGCTGATCAGTGAGCTGGGGTTGCGGACCCACCCCACCCACGTGGCGGGTAGGCACATCGCAGAGCTCGGCGGCGCCAGGTCGGAGTACACCGGCCGGATCCCGCGGCTCAGCCCTGCCGCTCTGGCCGACATCGCGCAGACCCAGTGGCGGCTGGACCGCATGGCCGCCGGCATCCCTCCCACCGAGCCGTGGCGGGCCGCCCGAGCCGATCGCCTGGACGCCCAGACCTTCGACACCTGGCTCCGTCACACCGCCCGGACCCGCAGCGGCCGGGCGTTCTTCCGCCTGATCACCGAGGCCGTCTTCTCGGCGGGCCCCGAGGACATGTCCGCGTTGTGGGCGGGGTTCTACATCAGCGCCGCCGGCGGACTCGACGCCCTGGTCGACACCGCCGGCGGGGCGCAGCAGGACCGGATCGTCGGCGGGGCCCAGGCCATCGCACTCGAGCTGGCCCGCGACGCCGGTGACCGGGTGCTCCTCGACAGCCCGGTCACCGGGATCGACTGGGATGAGCAGGGGGCGCGGGTGCACAGCGCCCGCGGGGTGGTGCACGCCCGGCACGTGGTGATCGCGGTGCCGCCGCCGCTCGCGTCGAGGATCCGCTACTCCCCCGGCCTGCCCGGCGACCGCGACCAGGTGGTCCAGCGGATGCCCATGGGCCGGGTGATCAAGGTCAACGTGGTGTACCCGGAGCCGTTCTGGCGGGCCGACGGCTGGAGCGGGCAGGCGAACAGCGATACCCGCCCGCTGGGCACCGTCTTCGACAACACCCCGCCCGCCAACACCGCAGACTCCGGCCCGCCCGGCGTATTGGTCGGGTTCCTCGAGGGCCGACACGCGGACTCCGGGGCCCGCATGGGTCCCGCCGAGCGTCGGGCACGGGTCCTCGAGGATCTCGCCGGCTATTTCGGCCCCCGGGCTCGCAACCCCATCGACTACATCGAGCGCGACTGGGTCGAGGAGGAGTACAGCCGCGGCTGCTACGGCGCGTTCGCCACGCCCGGCACGCTGACCCGCTTCGGCCCCCATCTCCGCCGCGCCGTCGGCCCGATCCACTGGGCCGGCACGGAGACCGCCACACGCTGGGCCGGATACATGGACGGGGCGGTCGAGTCGGGCCAGCGGGTGGCCGGGGAGATCGGGGCCCCCGGGTGA
- a CDS encoding AraC family transcriptional regulator: protein MQPLIRTASLRGFSPLVSELGGDPDRLLTRYGIAREVLEGDDGLVSITAHDQMLDAAAAELDCPDFGLRLADRQDLSILGPVARAVRSSSTATEALECAARFLFVHSPALTIGVDDDPWSRRGVIALTYRKQLAESPYSPQAIELGLGLFYRMAVQLLGRRPGLRSVELPHGPLSPVARYLDFFGADIKFDRPVAALCVDHRILDASFATADEEIRLAALQHLTGSYSDPTRSMTGRVRRAVGECLPGRVPPLAEVAASLAIGPRTLQRHLVVEDTTYGRVVDDLRRDRSHRFITTTDLSFTQIADLVGFSEQSTLSHAVRRWFGLSPGELRRRARLSR from the coding sequence GTGCAACCGCTGATCCGCACCGCCAGCCTGCGCGGATTCAGTCCGCTGGTCAGCGAACTCGGCGGAGACCCCGACCGACTGCTCACCAGGTACGGCATCGCCCGCGAGGTTCTCGAGGGCGACGACGGGCTGGTGTCGATCACCGCACACGACCAGATGCTCGACGCCGCCGCGGCAGAGCTGGACTGTCCCGATTTCGGGCTGCGGCTGGCCGATCGACAGGACCTCTCCATCCTGGGCCCGGTCGCCCGGGCGGTCCGCTCCAGCTCCACCGCCACCGAGGCGCTCGAGTGTGCGGCGCGGTTCCTGTTCGTCCACAGCCCCGCGCTGACGATCGGTGTCGACGACGACCCGTGGAGCCGTCGCGGCGTGATCGCGCTGACCTATCGGAAGCAGCTGGCCGAGTCGCCGTATTCCCCGCAGGCGATCGAGCTGGGCCTGGGACTGTTCTACCGGATGGCCGTGCAGCTCCTCGGTCGCCGTCCAGGGCTCCGGTCGGTCGAACTGCCCCACGGGCCCCTCTCGCCCGTCGCCCGCTACCTGGACTTCTTCGGCGCGGACATCAAGTTCGACCGCCCCGTGGCCGCGCTGTGTGTCGACCACCGGATCCTGGACGCCTCGTTCGCCACCGCGGACGAGGAGATCCGCCTGGCCGCCCTGCAGCACCTGACGGGCTCGTACTCAGACCCGACCCGATCGATGACCGGCCGGGTTCGCCGCGCCGTGGGCGAGTGCCTGCCCGGGCGGGTCCCGCCCCTCGCGGAGGTGGCGGCCTCGCTGGCCATCGGACCCCGGACCCTGCAACGCCACCTCGTCGTCGAGGACACCACCTACGGACGGGTCGTCGACGACCTGCGGCGAGACCGGTCTCACCGGTTCATCACGACCACCGACCTGTCCTTCACCCAGATCGCCGACCTGGTCGGTTTCTCCGAACAGTCCACGCTCAGCCACGCCGTGCGCCGGTGGTTCGGCCTCTCCCCCGGCGAGCTCCGACGCCGGGCCAGACTGTCGCGCTGA
- a CDS encoding SDR family oxidoreductase, whose product MTTTRSRSALVTGAGRGLGKDIAALLAARGYQVMVTDLDADTAAAAAAEIGGIATWAAVDVRDHQQVEKARDALVAASGGIDVWVNNAGVLLTGPAWEQNEDERRLLVDVNTLGTINGTVAAIEAMRGRGVGSASPGGHIINIVSLAGISAVPGEAVYAASKHAVMGFSTSTAIDLRLAGVEDIAISCICPDGIWTPMLHDKLTDPQAALSFSGSLLQPGDVVRAVGTVLDSPRLVTAVPAWRGALARLGATFPRLAGAGLPLMAAQGRRTQRRLLATQESARR is encoded by the coding sequence GTGACGACGACGAGGTCACGCAGCGCGCTCGTGACCGGGGCCGGTCGCGGCCTGGGTAAGGACATCGCCGCCCTGCTCGCCGCTCGCGGGTACCAGGTGATGGTCACCGACCTCGATGCCGACACCGCCGCCGCGGCCGCCGCCGAGATCGGCGGGATCGCCACCTGGGCGGCCGTCGATGTGCGCGACCACCAGCAGGTCGAGAAGGCGCGGGATGCTCTCGTCGCAGCGTCCGGGGGCATCGATGTGTGGGTCAACAACGCCGGTGTACTGCTCACCGGCCCGGCGTGGGAGCAGAACGAGGACGAGCGGCGTCTCCTCGTGGACGTCAACACGCTCGGAACGATCAACGGCACCGTCGCGGCGATCGAGGCGATGCGCGGCCGTGGTGTCGGGAGTGCCAGCCCCGGCGGGCACATCATCAACATCGTCTCGCTCGCCGGGATCTCCGCCGTGCCGGGTGAGGCCGTGTACGCCGCCTCCAAGCATGCCGTGATGGGGTTCAGCACCAGCACCGCCATCGATCTCAGGCTCGCGGGCGTGGAGGACATCGCCATCTCCTGCATCTGCCCCGACGGCATCTGGACCCCGATGCTGCACGACAAACTGACTGATCCGCAGGCCGCCCTGTCCTTCTCGGGGTCCCTCCTCCAGCCCGGAGACGTGGTGCGCGCGGTGGGCACGGTGCTGGACTCACCCCGCCTTGTCACCGCCGTCCCGGCCTGGCGTGGAGCGCTCGCCCGCCTGGGTGCGACCTTCCCGCGACTGGCCGGGGCGGGCCTGCCCCTCATGGCCGCGCAGGGGCGAAGGACACAACGCCGGCTGCTCGCGACACAGGAGTCCGCACGACGATGA
- a CDS encoding alpha/beta hydrolase, whose translation MTARVNDAVTTSDAVITHRDPSPQSRALYWAARATLRQVYRVWPLTDAGIRGLAAVERGFTRLPHPAGVHVDQDTLGGVPAVTITPVALDSEAADRDAMANVAVLYLHGGAFVFCGPSTHRRLCSSLATGLGAPVHSVRYRKLPEVDIGAVVDDVYRAYRALSDQLPEDHRIVVAGDSAGGFLAAKLCELAARDGIRPPAALVGYSPLVDLDGELSDGPWFTRDAYQPASTVRRAQQLWSSRPHQLPGCRSMLDCDPAVFPPTLITLAAGELVETAALELTERLHAAGRTVETHRWHTAVHAFPVLDALTPESKRAGELTLGFLRRVLGG comes from the coding sequence ATGACCGCACGCGTGAACGATGCCGTCACCACCAGCGATGCCGTCATCACCCACCGCGACCCCAGCCCGCAGTCGCGCGCCCTGTACTGGGCCGCCCGCGCCACGCTGCGGCAGGTGTACCGGGTCTGGCCGCTGACCGACGCCGGGATCCGTGGACTCGCCGCAGTCGAGCGCGGGTTCACCCGGCTCCCGCACCCGGCCGGCGTCCACGTGGACCAGGACACTCTGGGCGGCGTCCCGGCGGTGACCATCACCCCCGTGGCACTCGATTCAGAGGCCGCCGATCGGGACGCGATGGCGAACGTGGCCGTGCTCTACCTCCACGGAGGCGCCTTTGTCTTCTGCGGCCCGAGCACCCACCGCCGGCTGTGCAGCAGCCTGGCGACGGGTCTCGGCGCTCCCGTGCACTCGGTCCGGTACCGGAAGCTGCCGGAGGTCGACATCGGCGCCGTGGTGGACGACGTCTACCGCGCCTATCGTGCGCTCTCCGACCAGTTGCCCGAGGACCACCGGATCGTGGTGGCCGGAGACTCGGCCGGCGGCTTCTTGGCGGCCAAGCTCTGCGAGTTGGCGGCCCGCGACGGCATCCGGCCACCCGCCGCACTGGTCGGGTACTCCCCGCTGGTCGACCTCGACGGAGAACTGAGCGACGGCCCGTGGTTCACCCGAGACGCCTACCAACCGGCCAGTACGGTGCGTCGAGCGCAGCAGCTGTGGTCCAGCCGTCCCCACCAGCTGCCCGGCTGCCGGTCGATGCTCGACTGCGACCCCGCCGTGTTCCCCCCGACGCTGATCACCCTGGCCGCGGGCGAGCTGGTGGAGACCGCGGCACTCGAGCTGACCGAGCGACTCCACGCCGCCGGCCGGACCGTCGAGACCCACCGCTGGCACACGGCTGTGCACGCCTTCCCGGTACTCGACGCCCTGACCCCGGAGAGCAAGCGGGCCGGGGAGCTCACGCTCGGGTTCCTGCGACGGGTGCTGGGCGGGTAG